The window CAAATGGGTCAACAACCCGACATGCTGTGGAATGCCAATATGGTCACAAACGGCATGGCTCTTACCACCGCGTACGCACAAAGCAAGGGTGCTTACACTCACTTGGGTGCTGCTCCTTGGCGTGCGGGTAACGGCGGTTGGTGGACTCGCTCGGCCGGGCGTACCTCTACGCTTGCGAGCATCGTGTCTACGAATGGCAATACGGGTGCGAACGATTCCGTTGCGTATGCCAACAGGGGTCCTCGTCCCGCTTTGTGGGTCAATCTTGAATCTGTAATCGATTAATCTTTTAATCCTGTAACAGGTTAGAAATTAGGCGACAGGTTTTAGATCACAATCTGAAAGAGGGGGTTTGGGGGATACTTCCCCCAACGGCTCCCGCGGGAGCCGCCCCCTTGTGATTTTCAGTTGACAGTTGAGAGTTTACAGTTTATAGTTGATAGTTGTGGTGTCTGCGCCGCAGACGGATACAAATTAAATATTCATCGCCGTAAGGCGATACCATAACTGTCAACTAAAAAAACCGGAGGTTTTTTATGCAAAGGCAAAGTGAGCTGACAGTGGTAACGAAAGCAAAAGATTTGTGTTCTTATGTTTTTGAGGTCACGCAAAGATGTCCTAAGCAGTTCCGCTTTACCTTTGTCAGCCGGATACAAAATCTCTCATTGAATGTTATCGAAAACGT is drawn from Oscillospiraceae bacterium and contains these coding sequences:
- a CDS encoding DUF6273 domain-containing protein is translated as QMGQQPDMLWNANMVTNGMALTTAYAQSKGAYTHLGAAPWRAGNGGWWTRSAGRTSTLASIVSTNGNTGANDSVAYANRGPRPALWVNLESVID